atatatataataatttaaagcaGCATTGGATGTTTGAAATCATAAAATGCTAGAGAAAATGGTTACTGAAACAGAGCTAGTAGAAGTGAATTAAACGGCATGAACTCTCAGTAGGGGGCGCTATGGAGCCGCATCAATAAATCCAGCAGCATCACAGGTGCCTTCAGTCAGTCGGTCAgtcgttcattcattcagtcaGTCGGTCGGTCGGGTTTTACCCTTCATTCCGCTTCAGACCCTCATGAGCCTCAATCATCCGGACCGGCCgaactctctttctctttttatcGCTTTCGGTCTCAATGAAAGAGCGTTTTCGACCTCAATCTGTGGAGAAAATGGAGATGAAACTGGTGAGTTATTGATTTTGTATTTAACGAGTGATGCTTGATGTTATTTCGGATATACGCAAGAAGCttcgttgttgttttttctacCGTAACTCAATGTCAGTCAACTTTAACCTCTCTGAACGCAATAATGCATTGACCTCCAGATGAGTTTGTtaaattttagaaaaatatttagtaacATATGATTAAATTGTTATAAATATTACCTACTGAACCCGGACAGTCATTGTTGAAGCCTCGTTGAAcattatatgaaaaataaaacctacaaaattagaaaacattcacattttacacacacacacacacacacacacaaaatctttGCAAGGTTTTAGATGTTAGTTTAGACATGGTTAAATATACTAACTTAAGAATATTCTTAAAAATGACCCGcaaaaaacttatttttcctCTGATGCATAAAGAATCGCAAATGATATTAACGCGTCATTCAAAAATAGgcctaaaaacaaaacaatacaaaattgTCTTAACACAAATGTGTGCATTTTGCAGACTATTTATGTAATCATGTTTAATGTAAgacttattttttaaagatataaaactatatagcccttaaccgtttttgttcaaaaaacaaattaagaatTAATGCTAAGAATCGAAAACATTAAGTTTATGTTCGCGTGACGCAAATAAAGTCTAGATTGTGTAGGCTAAACATGGACAATGAATTATAAAATGCCCAAGTTATGCGTTATGAAGGAAcgtttacatttaatcattgtTGTCCATCGTTTGTTGCTCtttaaatatgttattattGATATAAGGAGCTATGTGTCTGAAATAAAGTGGCTATAAACTAAAGAAAAGTCAAGTTTAAACATGTATATGATTAGAAACtctttattatttgttatttgattaaatCCAACATAGGAGAAGATTTGAGCTGGAGAATAACATGAACAGAGCTGTAAATATAAAGCGATGACTAACAGTTGGTCTTAGATAATAATAGCGACGAGAACAcaacatatttaattaaaatgctgttaaactatttatttataaatacaacTAAATGATATCTACACAtattagaaaataaaataagccTAATGGAAAATATGAAATGTACTATAGCCTTTTACGAACGAATATAATATTGCAAATAAACTTCGCAAAGTAAATAGGCTAATACGTTTAATTTGTTCGCTAATATACGATGAAAACAAATAAGCgtccatttaaataaaaacattttattttagggtATTAGCTAATTGCCATGGAGGATTGTTTACTTTTTAGATTCATAAAAGCAAAAACTTTCACTTTGTTTTTCATGTAGCGGTGACTGAAATGCTGTCAAAAACCGAATCATTTAAAACCAAAGCGATCAACTCTATAGAATCAATGTGTAGATGTACGTTTATAATAAgttaacatattatattattgttaaatttaTTGACATATACACATTCATTCTGTCGTTCGCAGTGATGCTGAGGCACGTCAGTGCGCGACATTAACACCAGGCGATCGAATTATCAAACTTCAAGATTCGGATCAACGGAGTTTGTCCGAACATGCCCGGAGAAGGATCCGGTTCTGCGCTGGACGACGGGAAAGTTTCACCGATCATTTGTGAAGATGAACTCATGAGCAGCGGCCGCTACATACTCGACGGGCTCGGATCCAATCGATATTTCATGATGGGCTCAACGCAGCAAACGCAGGAAAGTTCGAGTCCGTGTTCCTTGTTTCCGTACACGGGCCAAACGGGAGGCGTGTACGCCGGTTCGGATGGATCGCGGTACGCAGCATCGCTGCACTACGGCTCTGTGCTGCCGTCCGCGGGCTTCTGTCAGTCACTGTGTGCAGGACGCGGCGAGTTCAGCACGAGCTATCAGTTTGGACACGGTTCTGGAAACGCCTACCACTCGTATCAAGGCTCCGGGTCCGGCATCGGCTCCATGGCTCTTCCCGGAGCGGGACTCCGAGCTCAGGTGTATCTCTGCAACCGGCCGCTTTGGCTCAAATTCCACCGGCACCAAACAGAAATGATCATCACCAAACAGGGCAGGTGAGGGTAACATTTAGTGTGGATTGGGGGCATTTTGAGACAATAGATGTTCTGTAATAATGGTCcgctctttaaaaaaattataaaggtTCTTATATTGGCATCGATGGGTCCACAAAaccttattaaaatgttcttcacagtaAAGAAAAACATTGTTCTTTTATTATctgatcactgaaaggttctttggggaaacAGAAAAGGTTTTTCGGAACCTTTAATTTTAAGTATGAATTAAACAAATCGATCTAgcctatttaaaaatgttttatttaaatagtcTAATATGAACGCTTTAAAGTATAGGCAAAAATCACAACAACAGCTTTCAAATGAACAGATGTTTCAAATGTGTTTGCAGATAGTTTCAGTATTGGATCACACGTATTTTGAACTAACGAGATCGATCGCGATTAGCGAACAGTAGAATTgtcataaaaattatttatcgATTTGTATATAGCTAATATATGGCAAAAAGTATGctagttttttatttaaaaaaaaatttagctACCAGAAATAGGGGCTCCAAAAGACAATTCTGGTCGAATTAAACTTCTTTTTTGAAGTGTTCCTCAAATAGAAGTTGCAATACTtttgcatttatgcatttatcgCTTTAAGCAACTTAAGAGGAACAAAGCAGAGCCAACAATCGTACTGCACAATAACAGGTTTATTAGACAACTAGATTGGGAAACCAGCTAGAGAAATTaagaaatgcatttatttattttaaatttaatgagTGCATTGTCTTAAGAGTGTGATGTGGTTTAAGTTCTTTAAAAACGTTTAAAGCTGTAGCTATAAAccgcaatttaataaataattcagaATATATCTGAAGAATAATTTGTGTTCGTTctttgatttgttttaattcCTGCACAGGCGGATGTTCCCATTTCTAAGTTTCAATATTACCGGCTTGAGCCTGACGACGCATTACAATGTGTTTGTGGAGATTGTTTTAGCGGATCCAAACCACTGGAGATTCCAGGGCGGGAAGTGGGTCACCTGCGGGAAAGCCGACAATAACATGCAAGGTATGGAAGAAACTAAAAATAATAcgcactattattattattattaggcatATTattatgctgttcttttctattattattttagggAATAAGATTTACATCCACCCCGAATCGCCGAATACAGGCGCTCATTGGATGAGACAAGAAATTTCTTTCGGTAAACTGAAGCTAACAAACAACAAGGGAGCAAATGCCAATACTGCACAGGTAAATAAtgcacatatttatttattttaagagtAGAACAATTAGTTGTTTAGATTgtttttggggcctgttttgtgttaaaattaaataaagggatatattgcttttatttttaacatcctATCAACCAATCTGATTTGAGTGACAAGTGTATAGTTTATAGTATAGTCAAGTTTGGTGCTttagtgttattcacctatcatttccctctgattttagggataagttatagAGTTCTGTTTAGGTGTAGGAATTGCTTTAGGGCTAAACATTTGGACAGAAATGTTGTTCCAGATTGAACGTCTTGGCAAAATCATGGTGATCCaccattaaatatataattcatttatGTGAAAATAACGTGGCGTTAATAGTCTGATTTGTATCTCCAAATCAGATGATTGTCCTTCAGTCTCTACACAAGTACCAGCCGAGGCTTCACATCGTTGAAGTTTCCGACGACGGGACTGAAAGCACAGGACGAGACTCTAAGACTCAGATCTTCACCTTCCCTGAGAACCAGTTCATTGCTGTTACAGCTTATCAAAACACTGATGTACAAGCCTTTCTTTTAGAGCATGAATAAAGATGTGTGGACTCAGTTATTGACCTTCACTTCTGTTGTTCTTCCAGATCACTCAACTCAAGATCGACCACAATCCTTTCGCAAAAGGCTTCAGAGATAACTATGATTCGTGAGTATGTGCATCACTGATGTTTCACCAAAAACTACTCGCACTTAATACTAACATGCATTGGAATTTCAGGATGTACACACTTCCGGAGCGTGAAAGACTGACGCCGTCGCCGGCGGACTCACCACGGACACAACAGATCGTACCGAGCGCACGCTACGCCATGCAGCCGTTTCTTCAGGATCAGTTTGTCAGCAATCGTCTGTACAGCAGCGAACGGACTGTGCCGCAGACCAACAGCATGCTTTCTCCTCCGGCGGACGATGCTGCCGCCACACAGCGCTGGCTGGTCACTTCAGTGCAGCAAACCAGCGGCAGCAAGCTGGAGCTGACGGCGTACGAGGGCGATTATTCCAGCTCCTTGTTACCTTACAGCTTCAAATCCTTACCTCTGCAGAGCGCACACTCGCTGGGCTACTATCCAGACGCCGCCTTCGCATCCGTGACTGCCGGATGGAGTTCAAGAGGCTCCTACCCGAGGAAAGTGACATCTGGCTTGCCGTGGTCACCCAGGCCGAGTCCCACGGACTtcactgatgaacacctgccTGACAAGGACAAATCTCGGGAGGAAAGCACATTCAGTCAGAGCTGGATGGAGGGCACAGCATCTTTGAAGCCTTCGGACTCTACAGAACCGAGCATTTACTCGGTCGTGTGCAAAAGGAGGCGGATTTCCCACAGCGAGTCTGGGACAGAAAACTCTCCCACGGTCAAGTGTGAAGTGTCGGAAAACTTCAACAAGGACAGTTCCTCCAGCTCCAAGGCTATCGGCTGTTACGCGTTCTATGCCAGCAGCTAGAGAGTCTGTTTTAAAGCTCCTCTGATTTGGATCAGGAGCGTTCGAATTTATCAATTTGATCcttttgtaatttattaaaatctCACCCTAAAGCAAATTGTTTCTGTGCACGTCCAAAGTCAGATATGTCATTTTGAAAATGCTGTTATGTGTATTAAACGACTGTTTTGGATTGGTATAttcttaaaaaacattttcttttaaatgtacactcttaaaaataaaggttcttaaCTGGTATTGATGGTTCCCTGAAGAACCAACATCCATGCaatctttccattgcacaaaagaggctttagattattaaaatgttcttcacactaagaaaaaatggtgcttttaagaactgatcactgaaaggttctttttGAGGAAATAAAAATGATTCTTCGATGGCATTACTGTGAAAACCCTCTTTCGTAACCTTTGTTTTTAGGAGTGTACAGAATTAATTGAATAATTCAGACATTATATGGGTGTGAAAAAGTATTCAAAAATTGAGCAGAGCTTTGAAAACTGGTGCATTTTTCACAGCTGTAAAACAAATTGAAAGAATAAATTGAAATGCAAAAATTATGCACAAATCAATAACTCAAACTAATCTGTAACTGAATAATCAGTAACATTTTTGAGTTTGGAACCTAATGAAGATCATGAAACATCTGATATGGTGATTATTACATGTCATTAACATGAGTCCAGGAATAAATTCCACATTAAAGTTCTACATGTAGTGAGTATATGAAGAACTGCAAAGAAAATATTGAGGACACTGACCTCTAGCGTCAGAACGAAGTAGTGAAGCCTGAAGAATATCTGATCGATTTGGTTTGTTGATAGTTTTGTAGAAAAATAACTGTCAGTAAACATAAGCTACTAGAAAAGGTAGCTGTTCAATGAAAAtcttaatcattatttttttttaaatctgccaGATCATAAATTAATGAGATTCTGTTGCTCAGAAAAATTCATTAGATTCGGGAATTCCTCTATTggattaaaaagaaaagaaatgtctAGTTTAAACTAGATTGGTAGATAAATTATCTTCGTGTTCTCAAGTCGATATCGGATGGTTTGgcagatttaaaggattagttaactttaaaataaaaaaatacctcatgatttactcaccctactATTAACacgttataaagtaaaaaaaataaaataataaaaaaaaaagtttctgccagaccgccttccatattcagcTTCGAAAAAAAGCGTAAGTGACGTCGCGTCTGTTACACcgttgctgcgtcccaattcgccaacttatactacgccctaaaagtatgtactgtttttgtgaagaaaaagaaCGTATTTTGAGTATatacaagctttgggacataatATTCGTCATAATTGCAcctttaacggacgttctgtcgTTTCGTTATGCaactgtaactgtttaaactaacctttcaatcatcttgtcacaatTAAACACTTGTAACACTTTTTAATCCTCATCCACAGCGCATATTAGccgctgatattgccatagaaaatAGTGGACTGACAACTCGCTTTTAGCCTAAAATGGTggaaacgcagggctgctgctgctgggcgccggtgGTTCAATGGAACGTTCTATTGAGTGTCGCTTGTTGTTAGTGTATTCTATGCTgtaaggcaagcctgcaacctttagccaaaaaaaacGTTATGCTAATGCTAACTGGCGGTACGGGTGGTACTCATTGGCGGCAGGGAGGAGTTTTGAATGGCGACATGCTAGGCTGAGAGCTGCcgcacgtgattaagttagccgttgCTTTCTCCAATGATAAGAGCCAAGGTACAGACCCTCCTCCCTAGACCTACAGGGTATGCATCGAcatcactttcccgccggaacgcgctccctcagctgggctgagtggcaaaagaacctgctgcatgactggatttaatagaggaaattaaaaaatatatatacaatagatattgacatgcagccacgagtttcctgacatttatgtgcctgatttcgacacgggggaaatacataaagcaaatctgcctgtgaatattttatgtaactacaatataggtttaaatccgagtaatcacttatatcaatgttatatattgtcatattgtccagccctaaaacgtGTATAGtctttgtcagtgtttatttaaaaacacccagtcagtcgcaaagctctttcccgttttggaagtGTTTTCCGTGTTTTTCgcggcattcacgctgaaaaccaatgctgccgctcagtctttttGTCGCGTAACCGCAGTCATAACGgccgacggtgacgtcacgtgcataccctctataatAATACGATCTCTGacggatctgcacttcggaTTCTAACCGGGAAAAGTAAACCATCCGGGTATCATTGGAAtacttattattttaacatactacgatttgggacacaCACTAATTCTAATTTCGAATACTAAGGACGGATAGTATGCGAATTGAGACACAGCACATATCTACACCAGACGCGAGCGGCGCACTAAAAGACTATAGAAACCATTATAATCAAATGTACAGAGCTACCGCAAAAACGGAAGTCGAGAGACAATATTATTTGATGTCGGTGCGCTTGTTTCTCTGGCGCATAAGGTCGAACCCATTTTAATCAGTGAtatttgctgcgtcccaattgacccttcaccaggagtttgattgacaggcgatctaacaatcataacgccgaatctgccattttgtctgacaaagcagtcatgGGGGATATACTGCATTCACACCACTTCGTATTTACTGGaatcttgagatgacaacacATGACATTAAATTCGGAGCGGTTTatgtccttggactgggaattatgcgtttctatGGCACAACTATCAacacctaaatgaatctacagcggtcaggtggtacagtggtcatgtggtacatgtgggagctttaaCAGCCTGGAGCTGAACACACTCAAAACAGTGGAGATGATTGTGGACTTCAGGAGAAACACAGGCAAACATTATACATGTTATTATTTGGCTTTTGAGTCAAATGGGCGCTGCAGTggtttttccttttgttttaTCCGTTCaaacatcagtgtttctggtTTGATCTGTCGGTGGATAAACAGCGTCTGCTGGATGTTTGTGGTTGATGCTCGTGTCAGCAGTTTGTGGCTGAAGCGTTTCTTCATTTTCTCTCCTGCTAATAAGATCACAATCTTCCACTCCACACAAAACATCTTTACACTGAAATAAAGTGAATCCATCAACAGTCAAATAAGAGTCACGGGTCAAATATGATTGAGGGCCATTTCTGTCCCCaggacattttatatataaatatgcatgAAAAGGAACtctacaatatattttattattaagcaAAGTGTCCTAAACATTAATCTAActgcaaattaaaaatatatgatttaaaacattattaaaaactacTGAGAATACTAAAAAATAGCATTTGTTACATGTCCCCGCTATCTAAACTTTATCATGAAATATAAGCATTAAAATCTTTCAGAAATCCtgttatttttgcattgttGTGTTACTCCATATACAATCTAAGCAAAAATAAATTTCATAAGAAATCCATAATatgttatataaaatacacattttagtTGTTTTCACTCAGCCCTGTTACCCTCAAACATTTCCCTCTCTAAAACACTTGGAACATCCCACAAGACACATTTTCAACAGGAAGTTGCATCATCTGGATCTTATGCAGGCCATAAGAAGACCAATAGTAAATCCTCTCATTTTAATTTCTGTACATTTGATCAAATTGTTACTATAAATGAGAGGGTAAATCTCAACGTACTGTCCTGTTACCTAAATTATTTCTTAgatgttatttgtttattttaaaaatattaactttaGGTAAGTCACTAGTATTTGCTCAGTGTCCTCATGCTATTAGCATGTACGCCATGTGGCCATATGTCATGTAtttgataattttttaaaaacttaacTTAAAAACTCAATCCTATTACTTTCAGTCCTGTTACTCATATGAAAAATAACAGGAGTGAGTTAAGAGTAACAGGAGTGAGTAGAATCCTCTGTTTTGTTGATTTAATTGTGTGAATATTAGTTGATATAATATTATTCATCTGTATCATGAGTTTTACAGTTGGAATTACTTACAGTAAATTGTAGATTTTTAGGATTATTTTTAAAGTGTGAATGCCATACATTGCAGGGAGCCAGTCCACCACGACGTGACTTAATCTTtttgtctttgtcttttttatCTTTTGTAGAAGATGGAGAGAACTTATACTTTGCAGTTGCCAGAAACACACACCCATGGCATGCTGCAAGGAAAGGAGTGAAACACACCCACAACCCTCtcttttcccccttttttgtCTTTCCTTCCCTCCCTCTCCCCCCTCTCTTTTCCTCGCTCTGCTTCTTTCTCTTTCCACCTCCTTCACTGTGAAGCACACAGAACATCCCTTCAGCACAgaaatctcacacacacacggccatatacacacacatatggaCACTCAGTCCTGTTACCCAGGGTTCATTCCTATTACTAAATAAAGTTAAACCACTGTTTTTATCAGTTTTGTTTCATCCATCATTTATACAattgttaaataatttaaattattttaaaatatataaacttgaggcttttgttttcttttaaatgagaaaagtgttttgtgtttttttatttaaatacaccttgccttaatataaagtgattttttgtttaattatttgaaCACAGAACCAACCATTTcttcaaaataaacactttctTGGGGTGAATAAAGGAATTAACTCACATGCTTttaaacatgatttttaaatggCACGTGAGTTTTGGTAACAGGACTGAGAAAACATGTATCCATCTTCTGCTTTGAACcttgtaaaaaatgaaataaagttgCCTGAGATTGACCAATACACATTTTGAACAGTTAAATGTGTGTAGTATTAAATTCAGTGTTGAAAAAAGATAAacaaataaagtgtaatttTGAAGAGTTACAACAAGCAAATGTCATTCGGTGAAATGGCCCTTGACAGATCACAGCACTAAATAACACACCAGTAGATTCAGATTCATCTAGTCCAATATTTCACTCTTCTGCTGTTAGTTTCATTCAGGCCCAGAattaatttgaaaatgtaaaatcagCAAAAGCTTGTTGATTTTCGTGATGTTAAAGCAGATGAACGTGTGAACGGAAACTGAGGATGGAGGAGGATTCAAACACACCCTGATAAATATCACAGTTCAGTGTGTTTCAGATCAATCTGAGggttttcagacattttaagaGTTACTATCGTGGGCTTTTCAGTGAACCGATGAAGAAAATGTTCCTCAAGTTAGTTTTGCTCTGTTTGTGGCGTCTGGATGGTgagttttaaatgtgtttttatggctTCAGTTGTTTCTGTTCTGGTACTATGTGATCAATTACTGGTTAAATTAGAGAAGATTAACATTCACTGTTAGTGTCAGCGACGGTGGCTGTAGTGAAGTGCACGACTCAGGAAATAACTCAAAGAACTTTACTCTAATTATCCACACAGGAGAAACAATATCCCACATAAGAGTATAGAGAAGAAAGACATAAATATGACAGCCAcagatggggaaaaaaataagattttGAACTAGCAAATATACGGACAGTCATAACATGCAGGAacaaaatagtaggctaaaatgtgcgcacaatttactatttcattccctcgatttataaaccatgcgcatgatttaattttttttttcttgcatgtcatgtgcagggctccgtACAAACAGGTTAAATTTgttcttttctcatttttgAGCGGAATAGTGAAGAGaggaataaaaatgaagaaaatatcaTGACACTGACTAATATTTTTTCTATCATAGCAGAAGCTGATGTAAAgaaaatgtttcaaaaatgCACAATACACACAAGAGTCCTGGGCCAGATAATACACtgaataacattataaatgcaacacttttgtttttgccaccatttttcatgagctgaactcaaagatcgaagactttttctatgtacacaaaggcctatttctctccTGAGAAGATTTCAGACAGTTTGTGCAGAAATTCTTTGGTTATGCAAACCGTTTGTTGCAGCAGCTGTCCGGGTGGCTGGTCTCAGACCATCTTGGAGGTGTAGATGCTGGATGTGGAGGTCCTGGGCTGGTGTGGTTACACGAGGTCTGTGGTTCTGAGGCCGGTTTAATGTACAGCCAAATTCTCTGAAACGCCTTTGGAGATGGCTTATGGTAGAGAAATGAACATTCAATTCACGGGCAACAGCTCTGGTGGACATTCCTGCAGTCAGCATGCCAATTGCACGACATCTGTGGCATTGTGCTGTGTGATAAAACTGACCATTTTAGAgtggccagcctaaggcacacctgtgcaataatcatgctcATGAAAAATGGAGGCAAAAACAAAAGCGTTGCGTTTATAATTTTGCTCAGTGTATTTGTGGTTATGTCTTAAAAACCTGTGCTGAGCAATTATCTACAGTTTTTGCTTTGTTGTCTAGTAACCAGgtaagaaattgaataaagaaaaagtaatcaaaaagtaaaataacattggataatcttcattgtaaaaattaaatatag
The Chanodichthys erythropterus isolate Z2021 chromosome 2, ASM2448905v1, whole genome shotgun sequence DNA segment above includes these coding regions:
- the eomesb gene encoding eomesodermin homolog b, with the translated sequence MPGEGSGSALDDGKVSPIICEDELMSSGRYILDGLGSNRYFMMGSTQQTQESSSPCSLFPYTGQTGGVYAGSDGSRYAASLHYGSVLPSAGFCQSLCAGRGEFSTSYQFGHGSGNAYHSYQGSGSGIGSMALPGAGLRAQVYLCNRPLWLKFHRHQTEMIITKQGRRMFPFLSFNITGLSLTTHYNVFVEIVLADPNHWRFQGGKWVTCGKADNNMQGNKIYIHPESPNTGAHWMRQEISFGKLKLTNNKGANANTAQMIVLQSLHKYQPRLHIVEVSDDGTESTGRDSKTQIFTFPENQFIAVTAYQNTDITQLKIDHNPFAKGFRDNYDSMYTLPERERLTPSPADSPRTQQIVPSARYAMQPFLQDQFVSNRLYSSERTVPQTNSMLSPPADDAAATQRWLVTSVQQTSGSKLELTAYEGDYSSSLLPYSFKSLPLQSAHSLGYYPDAAFASVTAGWSSRGSYPRKVTSGLPWSPRPSPTDFTDEHLPDKDKSREESTFSQSWMEGTASLKPSDSTEPSIYSVVCKRRRISHSESGTENSPTVKCEVSENFNKDSSSSSKAIGCYAFYASS